One Labrus mixtus chromosome 12, fLabMix1.1, whole genome shotgun sequence DNA segment encodes these proteins:
- the LOC132984887 gene encoding rho-associated protein kinase 2-like isoform X4 → MLGAESRLESRLKKLESLMKTPQSPLNFETLLDSMTALAHDLNYPALRKNKSIEAFLSRYEKAVSQLRELQVKLDDFERVKLIGRGAYGEVQLVRHKASQKVYAMKQLNKFEMIKRSDSAFFWEERHIMAFSNSPWVVQLCCAFQDDRHLYMVMEYMPGGDLVTLTMNYDIPEKWARFYTAEVVLALDAIHSMGFIHRDIKPDNMLLDQNGHLKLADFGTCMKMDSTGMVHCDTAVGTPDYISPEVLQSQGGNGIYGRECDWWSVGVFIFELFVGETPFYAESLVGTYGKIMNHKNMLVFPDDVEMSQNAKDLICAFLTDRKARLGRTGVDEIKSHPFFKNNQWTFDNIRETVAPVVPELNGDIDTSNFDHIEEDKRDVETFTPPRAFVGNQLPFIGFTYFKEDQLLKGDNNSSVQDSEDSKESSEDKESCSESKKELQKTLNQLEEKLEHEMQAKDELEQKCNNATNRLDKLVKELDKEMSSRQKVEASLRQLERERALLQHQSADQLRKVEIESDRKRGLENELNNLRDQLEDLRKKNHNSQISNEENIQLQKQLEEASNVLQTEQEAAVRLKKSQAEAQKQTQSLEVSLREMQEKSRRLENDKMELEKQLRGLQAELEEERRNRSLGTETITDLQGRISGLEEEVKEVKASLSEIESEKKQLQKKLNDLEKEKSNQEINLTFKLKTLQQSLEQEEAEHKATKAKLADKNNISQSIEEEKSEALKKMESTLQEEHSLKLQVEGKLLQLEKDYSMLDCDYKQAQHKLDDLLAQKEKLSEEVRILGLRLEQEIHKRGLSQSELKMQNQQVSVLRSSEKQLKQELNHLLDLKQVLEKQNQELRREKQEAGGQLKELKDQLEAEQYFTTLYKTQVRELKDECEEKNKLCKEKQQRLAEYEEERDSLTNQLEASLTKADSEQLARSIAEEQYSDLEKEKIMKELEIKDMMARHKQELGDKEATISSLEESNRTLTVDVANLASEKEELNNQLKDMQQQFQQAKEEEKKMNTLKVSFEKQLQNERTLKIQAINKLHEVMNRRETIRGGPRGPDNEVHRKEKENRKLQLELRAEKEKLNSTIIKYQREMTDMQAMIAEENQVRLELQMALDSKDSDIEQLRCQLTSLSVHSLDSTSISSGNELDSGEGYPDSRLEGWISLPTKMTKRFGWDKKYVVVSSKKILFYNSELDREQANPFMTLEIDKLFHARPVTHTDVYRADPKEIPRIFQILYANEGESKRDQEVVVEPMPFGERSSYISHKGHEFILTLYHFPSSCEACTRPLWHVFKPPPALECRRCHTKCHKDHLDRKEEVIVPCKVNYDMSTAKELLLLANSQAEQQRWVSHLLKRIPRKHPTMSPPSAAPSTPPEALRPSPRNSPRPSPRGSPHMSTHRGAIKIQSTRQPSGKGRLLDFGLKDWSWSLDDVDKDDDDDDDMFF, encoded by the exons gaTTCCATGACTGCGTTGGCTCATGACTTGAACTATCCTGccctgaggaaaaacaaaagcattgaGGCCTTTCTGAGCCGAT ATGAGAAGGCGGTGAGTCAGCTGCGGGAGCTGCAGGTGAAGCTCGACGACTTTGAAAGAGTGAAGTTGATCGGGAGAGGGGCGTACGGAGAAGTGCAGCTG GTCCGTCACAAGGCCTCTCAGAAGGTTTACGCCATGAAGCAGCTCAACAAGTTTGAGATGATCAAGCGGTCAGACTCGGCCTTCTTCTGGGAGGAGAGACACATCATGGCCTTCTCCAACAGTCCCTGGGTTGTCCAG CTGTGCTGTGCTTTCCAAGATGACCGCCACCTCTACATGGTGATGGAGTACATGCCGGGGGGCGACCTGGTGACGCTCACCATGAACTACGACATACCTGAGAAGTGGGCTCGCTTCTACACGGCTGAGGTCGTGCTGGCGCTGGACGCCATCCACTCCATGGGCTTCATCCACCGTGACATCAAACCTGACAACATGCTGCTGGACCAAAACGGACACCTGAAGCTGGCAGATTTCGGCACCTGCATGAAGATGGACTCG acgGGTATGGTGCACTGTGACACAGCTGTAGGCACTCCGGACTACATCTCCCCCGAGGTGCTGCAGTCTCAGGGTGGTAACGGTATCTACGGCAGAGAGTGCGACTGGTGGTCTGTTGGAGTCTTTATATTCGAGTTGTTTGTCG GTGAGACTCCTTTCTACGCAGAGTCCCTGGTTGGAACTTACGGGAAGATCATGAACCACAAGAACATGCTGGTCTTCCCCGATGATGTGGAGATGTCTCAGAATGCCAAAgacctcatctgtgcctttctcACTGACAG GAAAGCTCGCCTGGGCCGCACAGGAGTGGATGAAATTAAAAGTCACCCTTTCTTCAAGAACAACCAGTGGACCTTTGACAACATCAGAGAGa CTGTGGCTCCAGTCGTGCCGGAGCTGAACGGTGACATAGACACCAGTAACTTTGACCACATAGAGGAGGACAAACGAGATGTTGAGACCTTCACTCCACCCAGAGCCTTTGTGGGCAACCAGCTTCCATTCATTGGCTTCACTTACTTCAAAGAGGATCA GCTGCTGAAGGGAGACAACAACAGCTCTGTGCAGGATTCAGAGGACAGTAAGGAAAGCTCTGAGGATAAAGAGTCCTGCTCGGAGAGTAAGAAAGAA ctgcagaaaacgctcaatcagctggaggagaagctCGAACATGAGATGCAGGCCAAGGATGAGCTGGAGCAGAAGTGCAA CAATGCCACCAACCGTTTAGACAAGCTGGTCAAAGAATTAGACAAGGAG ATGAGCAGCAGGCAGAAAGTGGAGGCCTCGCTCaggcagctggagagagagcgagctctGCTGCAGCACCAGAGCGCCGACCAACTGCGCAAGGTGGAGATCGAAAGTGACAGAAAACGCGGCCTCGAGAATGAAT TAAACAACCTGAGGGACCAGCTAGAGGATCTCAGGAAGAAGAACCATAACTCTCAGATCTCCAATGAGGAGAACAtccagctgcagaaacaa CTTGAGGAGGCCAGCAACGTGCTGCAGACCGAGCAGGAGGCGGCGGTGCGGCTGAAGAAGAGTCAGGCAGAGGCGCAGAAACAGACTCAGAGCCTGGAGGTCAGCCTCAGGGAGatgcaggaaaagagcaggCGGCTTGAAAACGACAAGATGGAGCTGGAGAAGCAGCTGAGGGGGCTGCAGGccgagctggaggaggagaggagaaatcgTAGCCTCGGGACAGAAACTATTACAGACCTGCAGG GACGGATCTCAGGCCTGGAAGAAGAGGTGAAAGAGGTGAAGGCTTCTCTCTCCGAGATAGAGAGTGAAAAGAAGCAGCTGCAGAAGAAGCTCAATGACCTCGAGAAG GAGAAGAGCAACCAAGAGATCAACTTGACGTTCAAGCTGAAGACGCTGCAGCAGAgtctggagcaggaggaggcagaACACAAGGCCACCAAAGCCAAGCTGgcagataaaaacaacataagCCAGTCCATCGAGGAGGAAAAATCGGAGGCTTTAAAAA AGATGGAGAGCACCCTGCAAGAGGAGCACAGCTTGAAGCTGCAGGTGGAGGGAAAGCTGCTGCAGCTAGAGAAGGATTACTCCATGCTGGACTGTGACTACAAGCAGGCGCAGCACAAACTGGACGACCTGCTGGCACAGAAGGAGAAACTTTCTGAAGAG gTTAGGATCCTGGGCTTGCGTCTGGAGCAGGAGATCCACAAGCGCGGTCTGAGCCAGAGCGAGCTGAAGATGCAAAACCAGCAGGTGTCGGTGCTCCGCTCCTCAGAGAAACAGCTCAAACAGGAGCTCAACCACCTGCTGGACCTGAAGCAGGTCCTGGAGAAACAGAACCAAGAGCTACgcag GGAGAAGCAGGAGGCGGGCGGCCAGCTGAAGGAATTGAAGGACCAACTGGAGGCAGAGCAGTATTTCACG ACCCTTTACAAGACGCAAGTAAGAGAGCTGAAGGACGAGTGTGAAGAGAAGAACAAGCTGTGCAAAGAGAAGCAGCAACGCCTGGCAGAATATGAGGAGGAGAG GGACTCCCTTACAAATCAGCTGGAGGCCAGTTTGACCAAAGCGGACTCTGAGCAGCTGGCTCGCTCCATCGCTGAGGAACAGTACTCGGAtctggagaaggagaagataatgaaggagctggagatcaaagACATGATGGCGAGACACAAACAGGAGCTCGGTGACAAAGAAGCCACCATCAGCTCG CTGGAGGAATCCAATCGCACTCTGACGGTGGATGTGGCCAACCTAGCCAGCGAGAAAGAGGAGCTCAACAACCAGCTGAAAGACATGCAGCAGC AGTTCCAGCAAgccaaggaggaggagaagaagatgaacACGCTCAAAGTGAGCTTTGAAAAACAACTGCAGAATGAAAGGACACTAAAAATTCAG GCTATCAACAAGCTGCATGAGGTGATGAACAGAAGGGAGACGATACGAGGAGGCCCCCGGGGCCCTGACAACGAGGTGCACAGGAAGGAAAAGGagaacaggaagctgcagctgGAGCTGAGAGCGGAGAAGGAGAAACTCAACAGCACCATCATCAAATATCAGAGAGAGATGACGGATATGCAGGCG ATGATAGCGGAGGAGAACCAGGTGCGCCTGGAGCTTCAGATGGCGTTGGACAGTAAAGACAGCGACATCGAGCAGCTTCGTTGCCAGCTCACCTCCCTCAGCGTTCACTCTCTGGACTCCACCAGCATCAGCAGCGGCAACGAGCTGGACTCTGGTGAAGGATACCCAG ACTCTAGGCTAGAAGGCTGGATTTCACTTCCCACTAAGATGACAAAGCGCTTTGGCTGGGACAAAAAA TATGTAGTTGTGAGCAGTAAGAAGATCCTGTTCTACAACAGCGAGCTGGATCGAGAGCAGGCCAACCCTTTTATGACCCTGGAGATCGA CAAACTGTTTCATGCCCGACCTGTCACTCACACTGATGTGTACCGTGCAGACCCCAAAGAGATTCCAAGGATATTTCAG ATCCTGTATGCCAATGAAGGGGAGAGTAAGCGTGACCAGGAGGTTGTAGTGGAGCCGATGCCTTTTGGGGAGCGTTCCTCTTACATCAGTCACAAGGGCCACGAGTTCATCCTCACTCTCTACCACTTCCCCTCGAGCTGTGAGGCCTGCACTCGGCCCCTGTGGCACGTTTTCAAGCCCCCGCCAGCCCTTGAGTGCCGCCGCTGCCATACCAAGTGCCACAAAGACCACCTAGACAGAAAGGAGGAAGTTATTGTGCCCTGCAAAG tgaactACGACATGTCCACAGCCAAAGAGCTGCTCCTGCTGGCCAACTCTCAGGCGGAGCAGCAGCGCTGGGTCAGTCACCTACTCAAACGAATCCCACGGAAACACCCGACCATGAGTCCTCCCTCAGCAGCCCCAAGCACCCCTCCTGAAGCGTTACGCCCATCTCCACGGAACTCCCCTCGACCTTCACCCAGGGGTTCACCTCACATGTCGACCCACCGTGGAGCCATTAAGATCCAGTCCACCAGACAGCCATCAGGGAAGGGCAG ATTGCTTGATTTTGGCCTGAAAGACTGGAGTTGGTCGTTGGATGATGTcgataaagatgatgatgatgatgatgatatgttCTTCTGA
- the LOC132984887 gene encoding rho-associated protein kinase 2-like isoform X2: MLGAESRLESRLKKLESLMKTPQSPLNFETLLDSMTALAHDLNYPALRKNKSIEAFLSRYEKAVSQLRELQVKLDDFERVKLIGRGAYGEVQLVRHKASQKVYAMKQLNKFEMIKRSDSAFFWEERHIMAFSNSPWVVQLCCAFQDDRHLYMVMEYMPGGDLVTLTMNYDIPEKWARFYTAEVVLALDAIHSMGFIHRDIKPDNMLLDQNGHLKLADFGTCMKMDSTGMVHCDTAVGTPDYISPEVLQSQGGNGIYGRECDWWSVGVFIFELFVGETPFYAESLVGTYGKIMNHKNMLVFPDDVEMSQNAKDLICAFLTDRKARLGRTGVDEIKSHPFFKNNQWTFDNIRETVAPVVPELNGDIDTSNFDHIEEDKRDVETFTPPRAFVGNQLPFIGFTYFKEDQLLKGDNNSSVQDSEDSKESSEDKESCSESKKELQKTLNQLEEKLEHEMQAKDELEQKCNNATNRLDKLVKELDKEMSSRQKVEASLRQLERERALLQHQSADQLRKVEIESDRKRGLENELNNLRDQLEDLRKKNHNSQISNEENIQLQKQLEEASNVLQTEQEAAVRLKKSQAEAQKQTQSLEVSLREMQEKSRRLENDKMELEKQLRGLQAELEEERRNRSLGTETITDLQGRISGLEEEVKEVKASLSEIESEKKQLQKKLNDLEKEKSNQEINLTFKLKTLQQSLEQEEAEHKATKAKLADKNNISQSIEEEKSEALKKMESTLQEEHSLKLQVEGKLLQLEKDYSMLDCDYKQAQHKLDDLLAQKEKLSEEVRILGLRLEQEIHKRGLSQSELKMQNQQVSVLRSSEKQLKQELNHLLDLKQVLEKQNQELRREKQEAGGQLKELKDQLEAEQYFTTLYKTQVRELKDECEEKNKLCKEKQQRLAEYEEERDSLTNQLEASLTKADSEQLARSIAEEQYSDLEKEKIMKELEIKDMMARHKQELGDKEATISSLEESNRTLTVDVANLASEKEELNNQLKDMQQQFQQAKEEEKKMNTLKVSFEKQLQNERTLKIQAINKLHEVMNRRETIRGGPRGPDNEVHRKEKENRKLQLELRAEKEKLNSTIIKYQREMTDMQAMIAEENQVRLELQMALDSKDSDIEQLRCQLTSLSVHSLDSTSISSGNELDSGEGYPVRITHSHTSESMSFTYQRTHKSVCIDTRPNLHSAHSLFDSDSEDDDEHEGQVEQGPRPLALTYDQPPEAEPADSRLEGWISLPTKMTKRFGWDKKYVVVSSKKILFYNSELDREQANPFMTLEIDKLFHARPVTHTDVYRADPKEIPRIFQILYANEGESKRDQEVVVEPMPFGERSSYISHKGHEFILTLYHFPSSCEACTRPLWHVFKPPPALECRRCHTKCHKDHLDRKEEVIVPCKVNYDMSTAKELLLLANSQAEQQRWVSHLLKRIPRKHPTMSPPSAAPSTPPEALRPSPRNSPRPSPRGSPHMSTHRGAIKIQSTRQPSGKGSTGPMLRIILH; this comes from the exons gaTTCCATGACTGCGTTGGCTCATGACTTGAACTATCCTGccctgaggaaaaacaaaagcattgaGGCCTTTCTGAGCCGAT ATGAGAAGGCGGTGAGTCAGCTGCGGGAGCTGCAGGTGAAGCTCGACGACTTTGAAAGAGTGAAGTTGATCGGGAGAGGGGCGTACGGAGAAGTGCAGCTG GTCCGTCACAAGGCCTCTCAGAAGGTTTACGCCATGAAGCAGCTCAACAAGTTTGAGATGATCAAGCGGTCAGACTCGGCCTTCTTCTGGGAGGAGAGACACATCATGGCCTTCTCCAACAGTCCCTGGGTTGTCCAG CTGTGCTGTGCTTTCCAAGATGACCGCCACCTCTACATGGTGATGGAGTACATGCCGGGGGGCGACCTGGTGACGCTCACCATGAACTACGACATACCTGAGAAGTGGGCTCGCTTCTACACGGCTGAGGTCGTGCTGGCGCTGGACGCCATCCACTCCATGGGCTTCATCCACCGTGACATCAAACCTGACAACATGCTGCTGGACCAAAACGGACACCTGAAGCTGGCAGATTTCGGCACCTGCATGAAGATGGACTCG acgGGTATGGTGCACTGTGACACAGCTGTAGGCACTCCGGACTACATCTCCCCCGAGGTGCTGCAGTCTCAGGGTGGTAACGGTATCTACGGCAGAGAGTGCGACTGGTGGTCTGTTGGAGTCTTTATATTCGAGTTGTTTGTCG GTGAGACTCCTTTCTACGCAGAGTCCCTGGTTGGAACTTACGGGAAGATCATGAACCACAAGAACATGCTGGTCTTCCCCGATGATGTGGAGATGTCTCAGAATGCCAAAgacctcatctgtgcctttctcACTGACAG GAAAGCTCGCCTGGGCCGCACAGGAGTGGATGAAATTAAAAGTCACCCTTTCTTCAAGAACAACCAGTGGACCTTTGACAACATCAGAGAGa CTGTGGCTCCAGTCGTGCCGGAGCTGAACGGTGACATAGACACCAGTAACTTTGACCACATAGAGGAGGACAAACGAGATGTTGAGACCTTCACTCCACCCAGAGCCTTTGTGGGCAACCAGCTTCCATTCATTGGCTTCACTTACTTCAAAGAGGATCA GCTGCTGAAGGGAGACAACAACAGCTCTGTGCAGGATTCAGAGGACAGTAAGGAAAGCTCTGAGGATAAAGAGTCCTGCTCGGAGAGTAAGAAAGAA ctgcagaaaacgctcaatcagctggaggagaagctCGAACATGAGATGCAGGCCAAGGATGAGCTGGAGCAGAAGTGCAA CAATGCCACCAACCGTTTAGACAAGCTGGTCAAAGAATTAGACAAGGAG ATGAGCAGCAGGCAGAAAGTGGAGGCCTCGCTCaggcagctggagagagagcgagctctGCTGCAGCACCAGAGCGCCGACCAACTGCGCAAGGTGGAGATCGAAAGTGACAGAAAACGCGGCCTCGAGAATGAAT TAAACAACCTGAGGGACCAGCTAGAGGATCTCAGGAAGAAGAACCATAACTCTCAGATCTCCAATGAGGAGAACAtccagctgcagaaacaa CTTGAGGAGGCCAGCAACGTGCTGCAGACCGAGCAGGAGGCGGCGGTGCGGCTGAAGAAGAGTCAGGCAGAGGCGCAGAAACAGACTCAGAGCCTGGAGGTCAGCCTCAGGGAGatgcaggaaaagagcaggCGGCTTGAAAACGACAAGATGGAGCTGGAGAAGCAGCTGAGGGGGCTGCAGGccgagctggaggaggagaggagaaatcgTAGCCTCGGGACAGAAACTATTACAGACCTGCAGG GACGGATCTCAGGCCTGGAAGAAGAGGTGAAAGAGGTGAAGGCTTCTCTCTCCGAGATAGAGAGTGAAAAGAAGCAGCTGCAGAAGAAGCTCAATGACCTCGAGAAG GAGAAGAGCAACCAAGAGATCAACTTGACGTTCAAGCTGAAGACGCTGCAGCAGAgtctggagcaggaggaggcagaACACAAGGCCACCAAAGCCAAGCTGgcagataaaaacaacataagCCAGTCCATCGAGGAGGAAAAATCGGAGGCTTTAAAAA AGATGGAGAGCACCCTGCAAGAGGAGCACAGCTTGAAGCTGCAGGTGGAGGGAAAGCTGCTGCAGCTAGAGAAGGATTACTCCATGCTGGACTGTGACTACAAGCAGGCGCAGCACAAACTGGACGACCTGCTGGCACAGAAGGAGAAACTTTCTGAAGAG gTTAGGATCCTGGGCTTGCGTCTGGAGCAGGAGATCCACAAGCGCGGTCTGAGCCAGAGCGAGCTGAAGATGCAAAACCAGCAGGTGTCGGTGCTCCGCTCCTCAGAGAAACAGCTCAAACAGGAGCTCAACCACCTGCTGGACCTGAAGCAGGTCCTGGAGAAACAGAACCAAGAGCTACgcag GGAGAAGCAGGAGGCGGGCGGCCAGCTGAAGGAATTGAAGGACCAACTGGAGGCAGAGCAGTATTTCACG ACCCTTTACAAGACGCAAGTAAGAGAGCTGAAGGACGAGTGTGAAGAGAAGAACAAGCTGTGCAAAGAGAAGCAGCAACGCCTGGCAGAATATGAGGAGGAGAG GGACTCCCTTACAAATCAGCTGGAGGCCAGTTTGACCAAAGCGGACTCTGAGCAGCTGGCTCGCTCCATCGCTGAGGAACAGTACTCGGAtctggagaaggagaagataatgaaggagctggagatcaaagACATGATGGCGAGACACAAACAGGAGCTCGGTGACAAAGAAGCCACCATCAGCTCG CTGGAGGAATCCAATCGCACTCTGACGGTGGATGTGGCCAACCTAGCCAGCGAGAAAGAGGAGCTCAACAACCAGCTGAAAGACATGCAGCAGC AGTTCCAGCAAgccaaggaggaggagaagaagatgaacACGCTCAAAGTGAGCTTTGAAAAACAACTGCAGAATGAAAGGACACTAAAAATTCAG GCTATCAACAAGCTGCATGAGGTGATGAACAGAAGGGAGACGATACGAGGAGGCCCCCGGGGCCCTGACAACGAGGTGCACAGGAAGGAAAAGGagaacaggaagctgcagctgGAGCTGAGAGCGGAGAAGGAGAAACTCAACAGCACCATCATCAAATATCAGAGAGAGATGACGGATATGCAGGCG ATGATAGCGGAGGAGAACCAGGTGCGCCTGGAGCTTCAGATGGCGTTGGACAGTAAAGACAGCGACATCGAGCAGCTTCGTTGCCAGCTCACCTCCCTCAGCGTTCACTCTCTGGACTCCACCAGCATCAGCAGCGGCAACGAGCTGGACTCTGGTGAAGGATACCCAG TGCGCATTACTCACTCCCACACCTCCGAATCAATGTCCTTCACCTACCAGCGCACGCACAAATCTGTCTGCATCGACACACGGCCCAACCTTCACTCAGCTCACTCTCTCTTTGACTCTGACTCTGAGGACGATGACGAGCATGAAGGGCAGGTGGAGCAGGGCCCTCGTCCTCTGGCCCTCACCTACGATCAGCCCCCTGAGGCTGAACCTGCAG ACTCTAGGCTAGAAGGCTGGATTTCACTTCCCACTAAGATGACAAAGCGCTTTGGCTGGGACAAAAAA TATGTAGTTGTGAGCAGTAAGAAGATCCTGTTCTACAACAGCGAGCTGGATCGAGAGCAGGCCAACCCTTTTATGACCCTGGAGATCGA CAAACTGTTTCATGCCCGACCTGTCACTCACACTGATGTGTACCGTGCAGACCCCAAAGAGATTCCAAGGATATTTCAG ATCCTGTATGCCAATGAAGGGGAGAGTAAGCGTGACCAGGAGGTTGTAGTGGAGCCGATGCCTTTTGGGGAGCGTTCCTCTTACATCAGTCACAAGGGCCACGAGTTCATCCTCACTCTCTACCACTTCCCCTCGAGCTGTGAGGCCTGCACTCGGCCCCTGTGGCACGTTTTCAAGCCCCCGCCAGCCCTTGAGTGCCGCCGCTGCCATACCAAGTGCCACAAAGACCACCTAGACAGAAAGGAGGAAGTTATTGTGCCCTGCAAAG tgaactACGACATGTCCACAGCCAAAGAGCTGCTCCTGCTGGCCAACTCTCAGGCGGAGCAGCAGCGCTGGGTCAGTCACCTACTCAAACGAATCCCACGGAAACACCCGACCATGAGTCCTCCCTCAGCAGCCCCAAGCACCCCTCCTGAAGCGTTACGCCCATCTCCACGGAACTCCCCTCGACCTTCACCCAGGGGTTCACCTCACATGTCGACCCACCGTGGAGCCATTAAGATCCAGTCCACCAGACAGCCATCAGGGAAGGGCAG CACTGGCCCCATGCTCCGTATCATCCTCCACTGA